A genomic region of Phragmites australis chromosome 2, lpPhrAust1.1, whole genome shotgun sequence contains the following coding sequences:
- the LOC133910261 gene encoding uncharacterized protein LOC133910261: MVAGRSGMLAQQLVLGCLVVAVALLALSGGVDSATGTNGTTPVVNPPRRTKYIRVSSKKRNYEVSCTDEGNPSCYIRCPTRCPNSCFVSCEYCLSFCQCDIFPGTSCGDPRFTGGDGNTFYFHGKKDQDFCIVSDADLHINAHFIGNHNPDLKRDFTWVQALGVSFGEHRLYIGARKAVEWDQDEDHIQMAFDGVPLDVDTVKNARWVSKALPALSVTRMDAVNTVMVELDGVFSISASAVPITDEDNRIHKYGRTESDSLVHLDLGFQFHNLTKDVDGVLGQTYRPNYVTRLNITAKMPIMGGAPKYLSSGLFSTDCAVSKFHRSGSVVTTFAS, from the exons ATGGTGGCGGGGCGCAGCGGCATGTTGGCTCAGCAGCTGGTACTAGGCTgcctggtggtggcggtggccctGCTTGCGCTGTCGGGCGGCGTGGACTCGGCGACGGGGACGAACGGGACGACGCCGGTCGTCAATCCCCCGCGCCGCACCAAGTACATCCGTGTAAGCTCCAAAAAGCGCAACTACGAGGTCTCCTGCACCGACGAAGGCAATCCGTCGTGCTACATCCGCTGCCCAACGCGATGCCCCAACTCTTGCTTCGTCTCCTGCGAATACTGCTTGAGCTTCTGCC AGTGTGATATCTTCCCGGGCACTTCTTGCGGCGACCCTCGCTTCACCGGCGGCGACGGCAACACCTTCTACTTCCACGGCAAGAAGGACCAGGACTTCTGCATCGTCTCCGATGCCGACCTCCACATCAACGCCCACTTCATCGGCAACCACAACCCCGACCTCAAGCGCGACTTCACCTGGGTGCAGGCCCTCGGCGTCAGCTTCGGTGAGCACCGCCTCTACATCGGCGCCCGCAAGGCCGTCGAGTGGGACCAAGACGAGGACCACATCCAGATGGCCTTCGATGGAGTGCCTCTCGACGTCGACACCGTCAAGAACGCCCGCTGGGTGTCCAAGGCCCTGCCCGCCCTGTCCGTCACGCGGATGGACGCTGTCAACACCGTCATGGTGGAGCTCGATGGCGTCTTCAGCATCTCGGCCAGTGCCGTTCCCATCACCGACGAGGACAACCGGATCCACAAGTACGGCAGGACGGAGAGCGACAGCCTCGTGCACCTCGACCTTGGTTTCCAGTTCCATAACCTCACCAAGGACGTCGACGGCGTGCTTGGCCAGACCTACCGCCCTAACTACGTCACCAGGCTGAACATCACGGCTAAGATGCCGATCATGGGCGGCGCACCAAAGTACCTCTCGTCGGGTCTCTTCTCGACGGACTGCGCCGTCTCCAAGTTCCACCGCAGCGGTAGTGTCGTCACCACATTCGCTTCTTAA